From Flectobacillus major DSM 103, one genomic window encodes:
- a CDS encoding SusC/RagA family TonB-linked outer membrane protein — MKKTLLNRWAFSPICFLILFCLIARNSISAQIFAANKVKQVQKRERALLVKEALHELEVKHKVTFGYSSTALDNLYVSSYQWSQIEDLSLALKTLLAPFKLTFRQTAEDVFIIKPAKAKELQELSLEVNDPKDSPFDNMASKIAHESKLLKNVAFTIKGKVIDDKGEAIPGLSVLLKGTNTGTATNVNGEYTLNISNGNGTLIFSHIGFIRQEVAINGRTLIDITMESDMKLLGEVVVVGYGTQEKKDVTGAVSAVKGSDIQNLPSGGAQQALQGRMSGVNVVRNGGAPGNAGSIRIRGLGTVNNADPLIVIDGVPAGSMNDVNPNDIESMDVLKDASASAIYGTRAANGVILITTKRGKFDDKLKLTVNSYYGVSDQLKTISVLDASSLAKLKQEAYANDGLDIPSIWTDTQYQTQKTNWQNEILRQGTTRNLDVSLRGGGKYSSFVISAGNYKEEGVIKKSAYERYTFRINSDHKITDKLKIGQNLQFTNTHDNAPNTLSAQDGLLWSAIRFHPGLPVTNADGSYSTTKDKGAFGDINNPAYTIANQDKDNTRNRFLGSVTGEYEIVSGLKLRANLALDATFTNTSNFEVKIEDQFRSTQWNQLTLTNRKNWAFLQEYFLSFDKKIKEHSIGFVGGYTSQTFNEVYAASAGRDFSSEAPELRYMRYANTIVSLGDDNGGRSYDALQSYFVRGNYSFKDRYLLTATFRADGSSKFAPGNKWGYFPAFSLGWRVSEEPFFKELSNVISNMKVTGGWGQLGNQNVNSLQYLALINSTYRYSFGDQNTSASAQGRLPNPNIGWETAEMSNFGLDLAFLQNRFQTTINYFVKDTKKMLLAPPAVGTLGKASIPDQNVGQLRNQGLEIELAYQQKLGELSLSVSGNATFIENKIVQLQTPGSFLGGQTYGRTDQEVTRTYEGSAYGTFYGWKTNGLYQTQAEIDADPNLANDPRRSQGLIHPGDVRFVDLNKDGTIDNKDRTILGSPQPKVTYGFNTSLGYKGFDLNLFFLGVGGVDIYNADRMQGLDASYSFNMYAENLGRWHGEGTSNTIPRVSASNPNKNYRTSDLFIEKGDFLRLKNITLGYTLPKSLTEKLKISTVRVYVTGQNVFTLTSYSGLNPELGFAEGNRSAGQYPQQNVDYAQYPQARTFTAGATISF, encoded by the coding sequence ATGAAGAAAACGCTACTCAATCGCTGGGCTTTCAGTCCTATTTGCTTCCTGATTCTATTTTGTCTTATTGCCAGAAACTCTATTTCTGCACAAATTTTTGCAGCAAATAAAGTAAAACAAGTACAAAAGAGAGAAAGAGCTTTACTCGTAAAAGAAGCCCTACACGAGCTAGAAGTAAAGCACAAAGTTACATTTGGCTATTCTTCTACTGCTTTAGACAACCTGTATGTTAGTTCATACCAATGGTCACAAATCGAAGACTTGAGCCTTGCTTTAAAAACACTATTAGCTCCATTCAAACTTACTTTTAGGCAAACTGCTGAGGATGTGTTTATTATAAAACCCGCAAAAGCCAAAGAATTACAGGAATTATCGCTAGAGGTAAATGATCCGAAAGATTCGCCATTTGATAATATGGCTTCAAAAATTGCTCATGAAAGTAAGTTGTTGAAAAATGTAGCCTTTACCATAAAGGGGAAGGTCATCGACGACAAAGGCGAGGCTATTCCTGGGCTAAGTGTTTTGCTAAAAGGTACTAATACGGGTACAGCCACCAATGTCAACGGCGAATATACCCTGAATATCTCTAATGGCAACGGAACGTTGATATTTTCACATATTGGATTTATCAGACAAGAGGTAGCCATTAATGGTCGTACATTAATTGACATAACCATGGAAAGCGACATGAAGCTTTTGGGCGAGGTAGTAGTAGTAGGCTATGGTACACAAGAAAAGAAGGATGTTACGGGGGCGGTATCGGCAGTAAAAGGAAGCGATATTCAAAATTTGCCTTCGGGTGGGGCTCAGCAAGCTTTGCAAGGAAGAATGTCGGGGGTGAATGTGGTACGGAATGGTGGAGCCCCTGGCAATGCAGGCTCTATTCGTATCAGAGGGCTTGGTACGGTCAACAACGCCGACCCGCTTATTGTCATAGATGGTGTACCAGCTGGAAGTATGAACGACGTAAACCCCAACGATATTGAGTCGATGGATGTACTAAAAGATGCTTCTGCTTCAGCAATTTACGGAACAAGAGCCGCCAATGGGGTTATTTTGATTACAACCAAGCGAGGCAAATTTGACGATAAGCTCAAATTGACCGTTAATAGCTATTATGGTGTTTCGGACCAGCTCAAAACTATTTCGGTACTTGATGCTAGCTCGCTAGCCAAACTCAAACAAGAAGCCTATGCCAACGATGGGTTAGATATTCCTTCTATTTGGACAGATACCCAATACCAAACGCAAAAAACCAATTGGCAAAACGAAATTTTACGACAAGGAACTACCCGTAACCTTGATGTATCGCTAAGAGGTGGTGGCAAATACTCTTCTTTCGTTATTTCGGCAGGAAATTATAAAGAAGAAGGCGTAATCAAAAAATCGGCCTATGAACGCTATACTTTTAGAATCAACTCTGACCATAAGATTACAGATAAACTAAAGATTGGTCAAAATTTGCAGTTTACCAATACCCACGACAACGCCCCCAATACCTTATCGGCTCAGGATGGCTTGTTGTGGAGTGCTATTCGTTTTCATCCGGGTTTACCTGTTACCAATGCCGATGGCTCGTATAGTACTACCAAAGATAAAGGAGCTTTTGGCGATATCAACAACCCTGCCTATACAATTGCTAATCAAGACAAAGACAATACTCGAAATCGCTTTTTAGGGAGTGTCACGGGCGAATACGAAATTGTATCGGGCTTAAAACTCAGAGCTAATTTGGCACTAGATGCCACTTTTACCAATACATCCAATTTTGAAGTAAAAATAGAAGACCAATTTAGGTCAACTCAATGGAATCAATTAACCCTTACCAATAGAAAGAACTGGGCTTTTTTACAAGAATATTTTCTTTCTTTCGACAAAAAAATCAAAGAACATTCTATTGGTTTTGTAGGAGGCTATACCTCTCAAACCTTCAATGAAGTATATGCTGCTTCGGCTGGGCGAGATTTTTCGAGCGAAGCCCCCGAATTACGCTATATGCGATATGCCAACACCATAGTTTCGCTGGGCGATGACAACGGCGGGCGTAGCTACGATGCCTTACAATCGTATTTTGTACGAGGTAATTATTCATTCAAAGACCGTTATTTACTTACGGCCACCTTCCGTGCTGATGGTTCGTCAAAATTTGCTCCAGGTAACAAATGGGGTTATTTCCCAGCCTTTTCGTTGGGCTGGAGGGTTTCGGAAGAACCTTTCTTCAAAGAGCTAAGCAATGTCATTAGCAATATGAAAGTAACAGGAGGCTGGGGGCAATTGGGTAATCAAAACGTAAATTCACTCCAATATTTGGCCTTGATTAATTCTACGTATCGTTATTCTTTTGGCGACCAAAATACATCTGCATCGGCACAAGGACGTTTGCCAAATCCTAATATTGGTTGGGAAACGGCCGAAATGAGCAATTTTGGCTTGGATTTGGCTTTTCTTCAAAACCGTTTTCAAACAACTATCAACTATTTTGTAAAAGATACCAAGAAAATGTTGTTGGCTCCGCCTGCGGTAGGTACTTTAGGCAAAGCCTCTATTCCAGACCAAAACGTTGGACAGCTACGAAATCAAGGACTTGAAATAGAGCTTGCCTATCAGCAAAAATTAGGCGAATTGTCATTGTCGGTAAGTGGTAATGCTACTTTTATTGAAAACAAAATCGTTCAATTACAAACCCCTGGTAGTTTCTTGGGTGGGCAAACCTACGGCCGAACCGACCAAGAGGTAACTCGTACCTATGAAGGAAGTGCTTATGGTACATTCTATGGCTGGAAAACCAATGGGCTGTATCAAACACAAGCAGAAATTGATGCCGACCCTAACTTGGCCAACGACCCTCGCCGCTCGCAAGGCTTGATTCATCCTGGTGATGTACGTTTTGTAGATTTGAACAAAGATGGTACGATAGACAACAAAGATAGGACTATCTTGGGAAGCCCTCAACCCAAGGTTACTTATGGCTTCAATACAAGTTTAGGGTATAAAGGGTTCGACCTCAACTTGTTCTTTTTGGGTGTAGGTGGTGTCGATATTTATAACGCCGACAGAATGCAGGGTTTAGACGCAAGTTATTCATTTAATATGTATGCCGAAAACTTGGGTAGATGGCACGGTGAAGGTACAAGTAATACAATTCCAAGAGTAAGTGCTTCTAACCCCAACAAAAACTATCGTACTTCAGACCTATTTATCGAAAAGGGAGATTTCCTTCGTTTGAAAAATATTACTCTTGGCTATACGTTACCAAAATCGCTTACCGAAAAGCTTAAAATCTCTACAGTAAGGGTTTATGTAACAGGACAAAACGTATTTACCCTAACGAGTTATTCGGGGCTGAATCCCGAATTGGGTTTTGCAGAAGGTAATCGCTCGGCTGGACAATATCCTCAACAAAACGTGGATTATGCCCAGTACCCTCAGGCTCGCACATTTACGGCTGGAGCTACGATTTCTTTCTAA
- a CDS encoding NAD(P)-dependent oxidoreductase, with product MQNHIKVAVIGGTGKSGKYLVQQLINEGISIKMLVRNPNHLSINHPLIEIVYGNVQDYHTVYQLLEGCRAVISTLGLGIPASEPTLFSEATRHILQGMEAWHIRRYIVTTGLNVDTPFDKKSPKTMFGTEWMKNNYPVSTQNKQDEYQILVDSHVDWTLVRLPLIEQTAERYLVKISTEDCLGDKISATDLAYFLVEQLSTTTFIQKAPFVANS from the coding sequence ATGCAAAATCATATAAAAGTAGCCGTTATTGGCGGTACAGGTAAATCGGGCAAGTATCTTGTTCAACAGCTCATCAATGAGGGTATTTCTATCAAAATGCTCGTCAGAAATCCCAACCATCTTTCTATCAATCACCCTCTTATCGAAATTGTTTACGGCAATGTACAAGACTATCATACTGTTTATCAGCTCCTTGAAGGCTGTCGGGCGGTAATTAGTACATTAGGGTTGGGTATTCCTGCCAGTGAGCCTACGCTATTTAGTGAGGCAACTCGACATATTTTGCAGGGTATGGAAGCATGGCATATTCGGCGGTATATTGTAACTACAGGGCTTAATGTAGATACGCCTTTCGACAAAAAAAGCCCCAAAACGATGTTTGGTACTGAATGGATGAAAAATAATTACCCTGTTTCTACCCAAAACAAACAGGACGAATATCAAATATTGGTCGATAGCCATGTAGATTGGACTTTGGTAAGACTGCCTCTAATTGAGCAAACAGCCGAAAGGTATTTGGTAAAAATCAGTACAGAAGATTGCCTTGGCGACAAAATTAGTGCAACCGATTTGGCCTATTTTCTTGTAGAACAATTATCAACTACCACTTTTATTCAAAAAGCTCCATTTGTTGCTAATAGCTAA
- a CDS encoding FecR family protein produces MKDYSSYTAIEFAADTYFIEWVKIPSASNTLFWEKYQLDNPLQKEEIAIAKQLIIGWQVAPSGVVLSAMDEVWQKIQDEITPVEQSPVWAFRPWYKNVVVKYAAMLAIIGISVVAYFLISKQWQTTQIVTGDTETKNITLPDGSKVVLNANSSITFSQDWQPNTPREIILSGEAFFSITHQKNHQQFIVNTPNHLQVEVLGTEFTVSEQAQKTRIVLNKGKIKLHVDNVDTRSLVMKPGELVEVSKNPQEKIIRRTVTPEVYSTWKDNLFMFEDTSLEEVASIIERNFSYKVKFKADSLKELRITIRLPKRDLDLLLMAISEIHDLKIDKGKKQIILAQNTTHK; encoded by the coding sequence ATGAAAGATTATTCATCATATACCGCCATTGAGTTTGCGGCCGACACCTATTTTATTGAATGGGTTAAAATTCCCAGTGCCTCAAATACCCTTTTTTGGGAAAAATATCAGCTAGACAACCCTCTCCAAAAAGAAGAAATAGCAATAGCCAAGCAATTGATAATAGGCTGGCAGGTAGCTCCTTCGGGCGTTGTTTTATCGGCTATGGACGAAGTTTGGCAGAAAATACAAGACGAAATTACCCCAGTAGAGCAGTCGCCTGTATGGGCGTTTCGGCCTTGGTACAAAAATGTGGTTGTCAAATATGCCGCTATGCTAGCCATTATAGGGATTTCGGTAGTGGCGTATTTCTTGATAAGCAAGCAATGGCAAACAACGCAAATAGTTACGGGCGATACCGAAACCAAAAATATTACCTTGCCCGATGGCTCGAAAGTGGTACTCAATGCCAACTCATCTATTACATTTTCTCAAGATTGGCAACCCAATACACCTCGTGAAATAATACTTTCGGGAGAAGCATTTTTCTCGATTACTCATCAAAAAAATCACCAACAATTTATTGTAAATACTCCTAATCACCTTCAAGTAGAAGTATTAGGAACAGAATTTACCGTTTCAGAACAAGCCCAAAAAACACGTATAGTCTTGAACAAAGGCAAAATCAAACTCCACGTTGATAATGTAGATACCCGCTCACTGGTAATGAAACCAGGCGAATTGGTAGAAGTTTCTAAGAATCCACAAGAAAAAATCATTAGAAGAACCGTTACGCCTGAAGTGTATAGCACCTGGAAAGATAACCTTTTTATGTTTGAGGATACGTCGCTCGAAGAAGTGGCTTCTATTATAGAAAGAAATTTTTCGTACAAGGTAAAATTCAAAGCAGATTCCCTCAAAGAGTTGAGAATTACGATTAGGCTACCCAAACGAGATTTGGATTTGCTGCTTATGGCTATTAGCGAAATACATGATTTGAAAATAGACAAAGGCAAAAAACAAATCATATTAGCACAAAATACTACTCATAAATAA
- a CDS encoding RagB/SusD family nutrient uptake outer membrane protein yields MKKHTCLVILTLFVSATACQNNLLESTPYGQTASDKFWRNADDVVAATNAIYSPLLDEDGFAHTEFTFDNCSDDMNRAGDHPDETALEMFTFDANNSHIGATWSTKYEVISRANAVLINAPKVNMDEALRRRVMGEAYFLRAYVYWRLSLIFGEVPLILEADALTGDFNKAKSDLATIQKQIESDLLNAVDNRLPESYDAENAGRVTAGAAYGLLTKLYVYQQNWDKAIASGTKITGNSKYKLVSDFSQNFQSAYENNSEALFALQYKSGWTTDNSPAYYHTPGAWGGWGFHEPIEDLVNEFEKNDPRRAYSIFSEGDKVDRRGNGITEYTADLSRITGHAFRKYTDFTTSGDMDQGLNTPLLRSSDIYLLVAEAKIRSGKNGDTELNAVRTRVGLAPKTNATMKDIMHERRVELAGENERHQDLMRWDKAGLIDIVAHYKIDRGPFKPSRTFIKPKHYYFPLPQREIDLSNGVLKQNPNYN; encoded by the coding sequence ATGAAAAAACATACATGCTTAGTTATACTTACATTATTCGTGTCGGCTACGGCTTGTCAGAATAATTTGCTTGAATCTACTCCTTATGGGCAAACTGCTTCCGATAAGTTTTGGCGAAATGCCGATGATGTGGTAGCGGCAACCAATGCCATTTACTCGCCATTATTGGATGAAGATGGATTTGCTCATACCGAGTTTACGTTCGATAACTGTTCAGACGACATGAACCGTGCTGGTGACCACCCCGATGAAACGGCTCTCGAAATGTTTACTTTCGATGCCAATAATTCGCACATAGGGGCTACTTGGTCAACCAAATACGAGGTGATTTCTCGTGCCAATGCAGTATTAATCAACGCACCTAAAGTAAATATGGACGAGGCTCTTCGCCGTCGAGTAATGGGTGAAGCGTATTTCTTACGTGCTTATGTATATTGGAGACTGTCGTTGATTTTTGGTGAAGTACCGCTTATTCTGGAAGCCGATGCCTTAACGGGGGATTTCAACAAAGCCAAATCAGATTTGGCTACAATTCAAAAACAGATTGAATCTGATTTGCTCAATGCTGTAGACAACCGTCTGCCCGAATCTTATGATGCTGAAAATGCAGGTCGTGTAACCGCAGGGGCGGCTTATGGTCTTTTAACCAAATTGTATGTATATCAGCAAAACTGGGACAAGGCTATCGCATCGGGCACAAAAATTACAGGTAATAGCAAATATAAATTGGTAAGCGACTTTAGCCAAAATTTCCAATCAGCTTATGAAAATAACTCTGAAGCTTTATTCGCTTTGCAGTACAAATCTGGCTGGACTACCGACAACTCGCCTGCCTATTATCATACACCTGGGGCATGGGGTGGCTGGGGGTTTCATGAACCCATAGAAGATTTGGTGAATGAGTTTGAAAAAAATGACCCAAGAAGGGCATATTCAATCTTTAGCGAAGGCGACAAAGTAGACCGTAGAGGCAACGGTATTACCGAATATACTGCCGATTTGAGCCGTATTACAGGCCATGCTTTCCGAAAATATACCGACTTTACTACCAGTGGCGATATGGATCAAGGGCTTAATACTCCTTTGTTGAGGTCGTCGGATATATATTTGTTGGTGGCCGAAGCAAAGATTCGTTCAGGGAAAAATGGCGATACCGAACTCAATGCCGTTCGTACACGTGTAGGTTTAGCTCCAAAAACCAATGCCACCATGAAAGATATTATGCACGAACGTCGTGTAGAATTGGCAGGCGAAAACGAGCGTCATCAAGACTTAATGCGTTGGGATAAAGCGGGTTTGATAGATATTGTTGCCCATTACAAAATTGACCGTGGGCCTTTTAAACCAAGTAGAACATTTATCAAACCTAAGCATTATTATTTCCCATTGCCACAACGTGAAATAGACTTGAGTAACGGCGTATTAAAGCAAAATCCTAATTATAACTAA
- a CDS encoding RNA polymerase sigma factor encodes MAELNEVQLWGRFKAGDKEAFSKIYTTYFNILYHYGFHIVHDEGMVKDAIQNIFVELWKSKDNLSDTDSIKFYLLKVMRRKLYRSIQLEGQYVSYMADLDDKQTLFSPELEFITQQTNQQREVTLQAAISRLSNRQKEAITLLYIEGLSYSEVADLMSLKVRTVYNLIHTALESLRKQLDHDNFWYVLALYYLNGKIF; translated from the coding sequence ATGGCCGAACTTAATGAAGTACAACTATGGGGGCGATTTAAGGCAGGTGATAAAGAGGCTTTTAGTAAAATTTACACAACATATTTTAATATTTTGTATCACTACGGTTTTCATATCGTTCATGATGAAGGTATGGTGAAAGATGCTATCCAAAATATTTTTGTAGAATTATGGAAAAGTAAGGACAATCTATCGGACACCGATTCTATCAAATTTTATTTGCTGAAAGTAATGAGGCGAAAACTCTATAGAAGTATCCAGTTGGAAGGCCAATATGTTAGTTATATGGCAGATTTAGACGATAAACAAACCCTATTTTCGCCTGAGCTAGAGTTTATTACCCAACAAACTAATCAACAACGAGAAGTAACATTACAAGCGGCAATTAGCCGGTTGTCTAACCGCCAAAAAGAAGCCATTACCCTTTTATATATCGAAGGGCTGTCGTATAGCGAAGTAGCCGACCTGATGTCGCTCAAAGTACGTACCGTTTATAATCTTATTCATACCGCTTTAGAATCGCTTCGCAAGCAACTCGACCATGATAATTTTTGGTACGTTTTGGCATTGTATTATTTGAATGGAAAAATATTTTAA
- a CDS encoding FG-GAP-like repeat-containing protein: protein MIARLLLFMLVFVTVIACQNKFGETVSPENTLFELLPSSQTGVSFVNQLKEDEKLNIVNYEYFYNGGGVGIGDINNDGYEDLFLGGNMTNSRLYLNKSAENSNTIQFEDITQQAGIQTADGWTTGIAMVDINTDGLLDIYVCRAGPKPASQRANQLYINQGNTRFVEQAQVYGLADTTHTTQAVFVDYDLDGDLDVYLVTNVMEKIGPNIIHEKITDGSAQSTDRLYRNNGPNAQKQITFTNVSKEAGIMLEGYGLGVSVVDINQDNWPDIYVSNDYLSNDHLYINQKNGRFVDEITHYFRHQSYSAMGNDAADIDNDGLVDFITLDMLPESEARRKNMIGLMNYDRHLSELRHGYFPQFMRNTLQHNNGINPENGQPSFSEIGRMAGVHSTDWSWSAFFADYDNDGYKDLLITNGFPKDITDRDFVAYRMAEYQKGNTNNNALMKALNSIKGPELTNYLFKNNQGNLTFTNQSAAWGFNKASFSNGAAYADFDNDGDLDLAINNIDQEAFIYKNRANSLHKNHFLRIKLQGTAQNRFGFGAKVDIYYKNQHQTTEHSPYRGYESTVENTLHFGLGNITKLDSVKITWPNQKVEIRKNIVSNQTITLNIGDAHTPHVAPPITAKPLFIEASQQQHIHYKHIDELYIDFKIQPLLPHLLSQQGTGLAVGDVNGDGKDDFFVGGGYNHSGVFFMQQVHGFQQQKLSEVTKYEEDMGTLLFDADNDSDLDLYIATGSNEFDTDSPYYFDKLYLNDGKGHFTHHPQAIPRISSSGSGVKACDFDRDGDLDLFVGGYLSPARYPLPTASFILENQGGKFVMVNNKVAPILNQIGMVTDALWTDFDADGWVDLMVVGEWMPITFLRNIHGKLQKIETNLQPTNGWWNSINQGDFDQDGDIDYVLGNLGNNHEWKASAEKPLTILASDFDQNGTTDPIICHYVENQLVPVHTRDEMTNQMNFLRKKFPQYADYAQATLTSIFSEKELKGAYQAKASFFESVYLENLGAGKFKIKALPKVAQTAPIFGILVNDYNADGYLDILLSGNSWSTESTTGRYDAFSGLLLLGNGKGDFCPTSTATSGYYVQGDAKGMAQLYSNTNQPIVVTVQNNNKLAVHQLQGTSAKVVQAQALDSYWIVTTTSGRTYRYELNYGSSYLSQSSRKITLPKTTLKVVAFDTRGNRRIVF from the coding sequence ATGATTGCTCGTTTGTTGCTTTTTATGCTTGTCTTTGTAACTGTAATAGCCTGCCAAAATAAGTTCGGAGAAACGGTTTCTCCCGAAAATACCTTATTTGAGCTATTACCTTCTTCCCAAACTGGAGTTAGTTTTGTGAATCAACTGAAAGAAGATGAAAAATTAAATATCGTCAATTACGAATATTTTTACAATGGCGGTGGTGTAGGTATTGGCGACATCAATAACGATGGCTACGAAGACCTTTTTTTGGGAGGAAATATGACCAATAGTAGGTTATATCTCAACAAAAGTGCAGAGAACAGCAATACCATTCAATTTGAAGATATAACCCAACAAGCGGGTATTCAAACAGCCGACGGCTGGACAACAGGCATTGCCATGGTAGATATTAATACCGACGGGCTACTAGATATTTACGTTTGTCGAGCTGGCCCTAAACCTGCTTCACAGCGTGCCAATCAACTGTATATTAATCAAGGCAATACTCGTTTTGTTGAGCAAGCCCAAGTATATGGCCTAGCCGACACAACGCATACCACTCAAGCTGTATTTGTAGATTATGACCTTGATGGCGACCTCGATGTGTACCTTGTTACCAACGTTATGGAAAAAATAGGCCCCAATATTATCCATGAAAAAATAACGGATGGTTCGGCACAAAGTACCGATAGGTTATATCGAAACAATGGCCCCAATGCTCAGAAGCAAATTACCTTCACCAATGTTTCAAAAGAGGCTGGGATTATGCTAGAAGGCTATGGGTTAGGCGTTTCTGTGGTTGATATAAATCAGGATAATTGGCCTGATATTTATGTGTCAAATGATTATTTATCAAACGACCACCTATATATCAATCAAAAAAATGGGCGATTTGTAGACGAAATAACGCATTATTTTCGGCATCAAAGCTATTCGGCTATGGGCAACGATGCCGCCGACATTGACAATGATGGTTTAGTAGATTTTATAACTTTAGACATGCTCCCCGAAAGTGAGGCTCGTCGCAAAAATATGATTGGACTTATGAACTACGATAGGCATTTGTCCGAACTACGTCATGGCTATTTTCCACAGTTTATGCGAAATACACTACAGCATAACAACGGGATAAATCCCGAAAATGGGCAGCCTAGTTTTAGTGAAATCGGACGAATGGCGGGTGTGCATAGTACCGATTGGAGCTGGAGTGCTTTTTTTGCCGATTATGATAACGACGGTTACAAAGATTTACTTATTACCAATGGTTTTCCAAAAGATATTACCGACCGTGATTTTGTAGCCTATCGAATGGCCGAATATCAGAAGGGCAATACCAACAACAATGCACTCATGAAAGCCCTAAATAGTATTAAAGGGCCAGAACTAACCAATTATCTTTTCAAAAACAATCAAGGAAATCTTACTTTTACGAATCAATCGGCGGCCTGGGGATTTAATAAAGCGTCTTTTTCTAATGGTGCAGCTTATGCCGATTTTGATAACGACGGCGATTTGGATTTGGCTATCAACAATATCGACCAAGAGGCTTTTATCTATAAAAATCGAGCCAATAGTCTACACAAAAATCATTTTCTCAGAATTAAATTACAAGGTACAGCTCAAAACCGTTTTGGTTTTGGAGCTAAAGTAGATATTTACTACAAAAACCAACATCAAACTACCGAGCATTCGCCGTACCGAGGCTACGAGTCGACCGTTGAAAATACACTTCACTTTGGCTTAGGCAATATTACCAAGCTAGATTCTGTCAAAATTACTTGGCCAAATCAAAAGGTAGAAATCCGAAAAAACATAGTAAGTAACCAAACTATCACCCTCAATATTGGGGATGCTCATACACCTCACGTTGCTCCACCTATTACGGCAAAGCCGCTTTTCATAGAAGCCTCCCAGCAACAACATATTCACTATAAGCATATCGATGAGCTTTATATCGACTTTAAAATACAACCATTATTGCCTCATTTATTGTCACAGCAAGGCACAGGATTGGCCGTTGGTGATGTCAATGGCGATGGCAAAGACGACTTTTTTGTTGGTGGGGGCTATAACCACTCAGGGGTATTCTTTATGCAGCAAGTCCATGGCTTTCAGCAACAAAAGCTTTCTGAAGTAACCAAATATGAGGAAGATATGGGTACATTATTATTCGATGCCGATAATGATAGCGACCTCGACTTGTACATAGCCACTGGCAGCAACGAGTTTGATACCGATTCGCCTTATTATTTCGACAAGCTTTATCTAAACGACGGAAAAGGTCATTTTACTCATCATCCACAGGCAATACCTCGTATTTCGTCGAGTGGGTCGGGTGTAAAAGCTTGTGATTTTGACCGTGATGGCGACCTCGACTTATTTGTTGGGGGGTATTTAAGCCCCGCTCGATACCCCTTGCCTACCGCTAGTTTTATCTTGGAAAATCAAGGAGGAAAGTTTGTGATGGTCAATAATAAAGTTGCTCCTATTCTCAACCAAATCGGTATGGTTACTGATGCCCTTTGGACAGACTTTGATGCTGATGGCTGGGTAGACTTGATGGTTGTTGGCGAATGGATGCCTATTACTTTTTTGAGAAATATACATGGAAAGTTACAAAAAATCGAAACCAATCTTCAACCTACCAATGGCTGGTGGAATAGTATTAATCAAGGGGACTTTGACCAAGATGGCGATATTGACTATGTATTAGGCAACCTTGGGAATAATCACGAATGGAAAGCTTCGGCCGAAAAACCCTTGACTATTTTGGCAAGTGATTTTGACCAAAATGGAACAACCGACCCTATTATTTGTCACTATGTCGAAAACCAGCTAGTGCCAGTACATACAAGAGATGAGATGACGAATCAAATGAATTTTCTGCGAAAAAAATTTCCTCAGTATGCTGATTATGCCCAAGCAACACTAACGTCTATTTTCTCTGAAAAAGAACTTAAAGGAGCATATCAGGCCAAAGCTTCTTTTTTTGAAAGTGTTTATCTCGAAAACTTAGGGGCTGGTAAATTCAAAATAAAAGCTTTACCCAAAGTAGCACAAACTGCTCCTATTTTTGGCATACTAGTGAATGACTATAATGCTGATGGGTATTTAGATATTCTTCTGTCGGGCAATTCGTGGAGTACAGAGTCTACTACTGGACGCTACGATGCTTTTAGTGGTTTACTTTTATTGGGTAATGGAAAAGGTGATTTTTGCCCAACAAGTACTGCTACGAGTGGTTATTATGTACAAGGCGATGCTAAAGGGATGGCACAGTTATACTCAAATACCAACCAACCGATAGTAGTTACCGTTCAAAATAATAATAAACTGGCTGTGCATCAGCTCCAAGGAACTTCAGCCAAGGTTGTACAAGCTCAGGCACTAGACAGTTATTGGATAGTTACAACTACATCGGGGCGTACCTATCGTTATGAGTTAAACTATGGAAGCTCATATTTATCGCAGTCGTCTCGCAAAATTACATTACCCAAAACAACACTAAAGGTTGTAGCTTTTGATACCAGGGGCAATCGGAGGATAGTTTTTTAA